From the genome of Mya arenaria isolate MELC-2E11 chromosome 5, ASM2691426v1:
TAAAAGAAGTACAAAGTTCCTAgttaagttttctttttatctcTCTCTCTGTTTCTCTTTATGTGTCtatagaaatgaaaaatgtgCAGACTATATATACTAACTTAAAGAGTAGAAGTTACCAATGAGAATTAagtgataaaaagataatgaagATTTGAGGAAGTGTCActcgaaaacaattattgtcaaaaagtaaaatttacAATTAGATTAAGGTTTGTGATAATTGAGAAGTGTCAAAGTCTCAAAGAGTATGGTTTATGATTATGATCTTAGATAATTAactgataataattaataagaGGAAGCAGtagaaatgtcaaaacactcaATTGCAATTAGAAAgactgacaaaaataaaactatgacAGAAACTACTATAGAAGAATAAGATGTTAccaataaacataaaaatatattttctaacataatttgtaagagaaagtcacacggtgataaatgcaatcgaaattatttattgttgacTAGCTATTGAACTGTCATTGATCAAGTTAGGATTGTTTGtacatgattttaaaatgttctcaCATAGCCAATTGGGTGTGGCTATTGGTTTGCTGGAAAATCATAATATTATGTGCTTTCAGAATGGCTGCAAACAATCATCGACCAAATGTGTTGGATATCTATAATGGTAGACAGTTGCTGGAGAGATACCGTCTGGACAGAGAGGGGATCGAGTTTTTAGAAGCAGAGTTGAATCAGTTTATAGGTCCTGTGGCAACTAAGAACAGGAGCATGACTGTTACAGAAAAGATTCTGATATCTGCGCTATCTTGCCACTGGGGGGATTCAACTGAATGATGGAGATATCCATTATGTATCCCAACCGTCTGTCTCGAGAGCAGTAGGCCAAGTTATTGATGCGCTGGAAAATCCATAGTTGAGCatgcaatatttgaaatttccTTTGACACCACAGACACTTTATGAtaccaaataagatttttatgGTATAGCAGGATTACCAAATGTTATCGGAGTCATTGATGGGACACATGTGCAAATCAAGACCATATCACAGGATGAGCCAGCGTACGTGAACAGAATGGGTTATCATTCGATCAACACGCAGGTATGgttaacaacaacataaaagtTTACAGCTTGTTTATGCCAAACAtaggaaaaacaacaattgtatAATATAACTCAGTGacacaaataacataaataatatcattaaaacaatctTGTTGAATTGAGATATCTTGCTGGATTCGGATAGCGATAGACTTCTATGCCTGTCGGAAATGGAAATTTATCTACATATTTAGTTCTGCTAATGACAACATGCTCACCAAGTCTCATGAGATTTTTTGCTTACATATGGTCTATTTATTGTTCACAGAATTTCTAGGATAAACAGTCTATAATATTAAGGTATTTTTCTTGACACCCTGTGAGCACGTTTTATGTTGGTTCAATAGTTTATCAAGGCATACATTCAGATTCATGGAAATTAAAATGAAAGGTATGAGCAATTTTCCATACTTGACATAGTGACAACTTGAAATGTGTGGCAATTTCAAACTCGTGCAAGATTGCATCTTTGCTAACATTTCAACtttgtaaatgtattaaattttgcaAGTTAAGGACAAACTGTCTATTAAGAGATGAAGAAAGTAAAAGGTTGTGCTGAAAAATACTCAGTTAATCCTGAAATATTTACAGATAGTCTTTGATGGCCGGGACAATATCATAGATATTGTTGAAAGATGGCCTGGTGCTACCCATGGCAGCAGAATGCTTAGGGAAAGCGGACTCGATGCTTTGTTCCTAGGAGGGCATGTACCTGGTGACCACAGTTACCTACTGGGTGATAGTGGATACCCATGCAAAAGGTGGCTACTAACACCTTATGTAAATCCCCAATCAGGAGCCCAAACTCGCTACAACAGGTAAATATGTACatcattaagtaaaattaatatgaGTCAATGAAATATTACTTTCCATGTTAGttgttaattattaaacatgaaTCTGGAATGGTTGCAAAGTAAACagttgttataaattcaaactgaagcttcattattttcacagtttaaactgtttgacaGCGCCCTTAAAACAACTCGTTCAAGAGTGGAACGCGGCATTGGCCAACTGAAAAGGAGGTGGGGAATCCTGAACggtgaaatacaattaaaaccaGAAAATGCGTGCAAGTAAGTTAATTCAGTTGTAGGGTTTAAGGGACAGGTTTCAGGTTCTGGCATCTGAAACCTGTTTTTACAGAATTTACTGTCTATATctatactgtacatgttttaaaaaaaggagaaaaaggTACCAGTTTGATTTAAGCCACTGTCAGagaaattgattaaaatatagtTGAAGGTATTAAACTGTCAGTGTCCTagttattacacttaaaaaacagttcaaataagTTTTTTATGTACAAACATTGACACTGATCACACTGGGCTTCACAGAAGGAATATGGGCATAtaataaatcttcatttcagtattttaaatgCACTAAAACATCTTTGAATCCTACTGCTGGCTGGCTTTCCTTAAGATAAAGTTAACAGTAACTCTCTGAATTTGTACATATTCCCTTTAAAGAAAACCTAACAGTAAGAATTTCTAACCATTTGATCGATTACAACTgtgagatttaaaaaaaaagaccATTTACATATTATATGTTTACACAATCAACACTAGATCTTTCACAAATGTGTTTTGTGGGTGTACAATTATACAGATAGAAGATATCAATTACGCACTTTACTGTGAAAATTgaattacatataaaataaagtataatttttttttccattgcaGGGTTATCATTGCATGTGCTGTTTTGCACAACATTTGTAAGCGCCGCAACATTCCATTGCTTGACATTTTACCGAATGCAGCAGGTCAAGGGATGAACCAGGGCGTATATGCAGGGCCCAAGAAGGGTTGCGTTACAGGGAATTTGTAGCCCAATAATTTTTTTGAATGTAGTAGAAATGCAATATATACTTGTACCATCTCCATATGTATACGTATGAGAAGCAAATGCATTTGCACTCATGCCTTTTTTCTATTTGGAATCCCATTGTGacatttatgaaatgaaatagttGCATTTggtattttgtgtttgtattcaatatatgtGTTCATCTAATTAGAAAACTTCATGttcaattaatatattctttcaCGCCTTTAAAATTCAAAAGGTATTACAAGGAATTACCATTTAATGTTTATGCTTTAAAGCTTGTTGAATAGAATGACCTGCATAGTTGGAAAAGGTCATTCCCAGTGATTTATTTTGGTGCAAGTTACTGCTGCCTTCTAAAGGCCATTTCCCCTTACAAAAAAGGTCCATTACCCCCTCCTCCACCCcgacaaaaatatattattttttttagatttttcccaatttgataaatgcaaaaagtgaaaacaagtaaattaactattatatttgctattttagcCCAATTTCGTAGTTTTCCTAAGGTCAATTTTTTCCCCAATATGCAAGCCACAGGGGGTAAAAATAGTTCCAAGGGAAATCACTGcattttcatttgttaaatattctaCAGATACTTATGAAAGACTAATAATACACACAACTTGTAtatgctattgttattttgtcacttaaatattttataacaatatatattaaaacactgAAATGAATCGCCAAGGATGGAGGGCATCTATTCTTCAAATGTAATATATCCAGCTCTTctcaatttaaactttaaattttgGATCTGTAGCTTCAGTATTTTTGCCATCAGCCTTTCCACCTCAGTGTGGCAATCACAGCAACAGTTCTTTCTGTAAGtgattaatattaaatatca
Proteins encoded in this window:
- the LOC128235745 gene encoding putative nuclease HARBI1 codes for the protein MGYHSINTQIVFDGRDNIIDIVERWPGATHGSRMLRESGLDALFLGGHVPGDHSYLLGDSGYPCKRWLLTPYVNPQSGAQTRYNSALKTTRSRVERGIGQLKRRWGILNGEIQLKPENACKVIIACAVLHNICKRRNIPLLDILPNAAGQGMNQGVYAGPKKGCVTGNL